From Camelina sativa cultivar DH55 chromosome 7, Cs, whole genome shotgun sequence, one genomic window encodes:
- the LOC104702946 gene encoding calmodulin-binding protein 60 E-like isoform X1, producing the protein MIVCEEGQEQRKRQNWTSQKRVDIMQHMIAPGSMNKRGYECSQEDTDKLPESKRQKVPALASVIVEAVKVDSLQRLCSSLEPLFRKIVSEEVERALSRLGNTKLTSRSPEPKRIQDRDGRNLQLHFRTRMPPHLFTGGKVEGERGSAIHVVLIDANTGNVVQTGEESASKLNVVVLEGDFNDEDDEDWTREHFESFEVKEREGKRPILTGDTQVMIKEGVGSLGELTFTDNSSWIRSRKFRLGVKPAPGYGDSFLIREAKTEPFAVKDHRGEREFYLLLC; encoded by the exons ATGATAGTCTGTGAAGAGGGACAAGAgcagagaaagagacaaaactGGACAAGTCAAAAAAGGGTTGACATAATGCAGCATATGATCGCTCCAG GTTCCATGAACAAGCGAGGATACGAGTGCAGTCAAGAGGATACAGACAAGTTGCCAGAATCAAAGAGACAGAAAGTGCCTGCTTTGGCAAG tGTTATTGTGGAAGCTGTCAAGGTAGATAGTTTGCAGAGGCTTTGCTCGTCTTTAGAGCCATTGTTTCGCAAAATT GTTAGTGAAGAGGTGGAACGAGCCTTATCAAGGTTGGGAAATACAAAGTTAACATCGAG GTCACCTGAACCAAAGAGGATCCAAGACCGTGATGGAAGAAACCTGCAACTTCACTTTAGGACACGAATGCCTCCTCACTTATTCACAGGTGGGAAAGTCGAGGGAGAGCGAGGCTCGGCAATTCATGTGGTTCTTATAGATGCAAACACAGGAAATGTAGTCCAAACAGGAGAAGAGTCAGCTTCAAAGCTGAATGTTGTAGTGTTAGAAGGAGACTtcaatgatgaagatgatgaggactGGACGAGAGAGCACTTTGAAAGCTTTGAAGTGAAAGAGCGAGAAGGGAAACGCCCAATCTTAACCGGTGACACACAGGTGATGATTAAGGAAGGTGTGGGAAGTTTAGGAGAACTTACTTTTACCGACAACTCCAGCTGGATAAGGAGTAGAAAGTTTAGGCTGGGTGTTAAGCCGGCCCCAGGGTATGGTGATAGCTTTCTCATTCGTGAAGCCAAAACAGAACCATTTGCTGTCAAAGATCATAGAGGAGAACGTGAGTTTTACCTTTTATTGTGTTGA
- the LOC104702946 gene encoding calmodulin-binding protein 60 E-like isoform X3 — MEGSMNKRGYECSQEDTDKLPESKRQKVPALASVIVEAVKVDSLQRLCSSLEPLFRKIVSEEVERALSRLGNTKLTSRSPEPKRIQDRDGRNLQLHFRTRMPPHLFTGGKVEGERGSAIHVVLIDANTGNVVQTGEESASKLNVVVLEGDFNDEDDEDWTREHFESFEVKEREGKRPILTGDTQVMIKEGVGSLGELTFTDNSSWIRSRKFRLGVKPAPGYGDSFLIREAKTEPFAVKDHRGEREFYLLLC; from the exons atggaAGGTTCCATGAACAAGCGAGGATACGAGTGCAGTCAAGAGGATACAGACAAGTTGCCAGAATCAAAGAGACAGAAAGTGCCTGCTTTGGCAAG tGTTATTGTGGAAGCTGTCAAGGTAGATAGTTTGCAGAGGCTTTGCTCGTCTTTAGAGCCATTGTTTCGCAAAATT GTTAGTGAAGAGGTGGAACGAGCCTTATCAAGGTTGGGAAATACAAAGTTAACATCGAG GTCACCTGAACCAAAGAGGATCCAAGACCGTGATGGAAGAAACCTGCAACTTCACTTTAGGACACGAATGCCTCCTCACTTATTCACAGGTGGGAAAGTCGAGGGAGAGCGAGGCTCGGCAATTCATGTGGTTCTTATAGATGCAAACACAGGAAATGTAGTCCAAACAGGAGAAGAGTCAGCTTCAAAGCTGAATGTTGTAGTGTTAGAAGGAGACTtcaatgatgaagatgatgaggactGGACGAGAGAGCACTTTGAAAGCTTTGAAGTGAAAGAGCGAGAAGGGAAACGCCCAATCTTAACCGGTGACACACAGGTGATGATTAAGGAAGGTGTGGGAAGTTTAGGAGAACTTACTTTTACCGACAACTCCAGCTGGATAAGGAGTAGAAAGTTTAGGCTGGGTGTTAAGCCGGCCCCAGGGTATGGTGATAGCTTTCTCATTCGTGAAGCCAAAACAGAACCATTTGCTGTCAAAGATCATAGAGGAGAACGTGAGTTTTACCTTTTATTGTGTTGA